In Fibrobacter succinogenes, a single window of DNA contains:
- a CDS encoding virulence RhuM family protein has protein sequence MREILLYKTDNAEVKVEILLQNENLWLTQAKMAELFDVQKAAISKHLKNIFAEGELQENSVVSKMETTAADGKNYNTNIYNLDAIIAVGYRINSKKATMFRIWATQVLKEYIIKGFAMNDERLKNPVNFFGKDYFEEQLERIREIRASERRFYQKITDIYARCSADYSLDSPITKDFFATVQNKLHYAVTHQTAAEIIYSRADSKKLNMGLTTWKNASDGDIRKPDVSVAKNYLSHEEIRNLNEIVTMYLDYAERQAKRGQVMYMKDWVEKLNAFLQFNEEDVLQDKGKVTHEIATAFAEGEYDKFRVIRDATYKSDFDKLMEATAKYNA, from the coding sequence ATGCGCGAGATTTTGCTTTATAAAACCGATAATGCTGAGGTGAAGGTTGAAATCCTTCTGCAAAACGAGAATCTTTGGCTGACTCAGGCGAAAATGGCGGAGCTGTTTGATGTGCAAAAAGCCGCCATTTCAAAGCACCTGAAGAACATTTTTGCCGAGGGCGAACTCCAAGAAAATTCAGTTGTTTCCAAAATGGAAACAACTGCCGCCGATGGCAAAAACTATAATACCAATATCTACAACCTCGATGCCATTATCGCGGTAGGGTATCGCATCAACTCAAAGAAAGCGACGATGTTCCGTATTTGGGCCACGCAGGTTCTCAAGGAATATATTATCAAGGGGTTCGCCATGAACGACGAACGCCTCAAAAATCCCGTAAATTTCTTCGGCAAGGATTACTTCGAGGAACAGCTCGAGCGTATTCGCGAAATCCGTGCTAGCGAGCGGCGTTTCTACCAGAAGATTACGGATATCTATGCCCGGTGCAGCGCAGACTACAGCCTGGATAGCCCAATTACTAAGGATTTTTTCGCGACGGTCCAGAACAAGTTGCATTATGCAGTCACGCATCAGACTGCGGCAGAAATCATTTATTCAAGGGCCGATAGTAAAAAACTCAATATGGGGCTTACGACTTGGAAAAACGCCTCCGATGGGGATATCCGTAAGCCGGATGTTTCTGTTGCCAAAAATTACCTTTCCCATGAAGAAATTAGGAATCTGAACGAAATTGTTACAATGTACCTGGATTATGCGGAACGTCAGGCGAAGCGTGGACAGGTGATGTACATGAAGGACTGGGTTGAAAAACTGAACGCATTCCTCCAGTTCAACGAAGAGGATGTTTTACAGGACAAGGGCAAAGTTACCCACGAAATCGCAACGGCGTTTGCCGAGGGCGAATATGATAAGTTCCGAGTGATTCGCGATGCGACTTATAAGAGCGACTTTGACAAGCTCATGGAAGCTACCGCGAAATATAATGCGTAA
- a CDS encoding polysaccharide ABC transporter ATP-binding protein, which translates to MSTAIEFENISKQYRLGLVSTGTLSHDLNRFWQTKILHREDPYLKVGETNDRAHKGSSEYVWALKDINFKVEQGDVVGIIGRNGAGKSTLLKLLSRVTAPTTGTICARGRIASLLEVGTGFHPEMTGRENIYMNGAIMGMTRAEITRKLDEIVDFSGCERYLDTPVKRYSSGMTVRLGFAIAAHLEPEILVVDEVLAVGDAEFQKKAIGKMQDVSRGEGRTVLFVSHNMGAVRNLCKTGLVLNQGKIAYTGTANDAIDHYMGSSFDNHESHILIGQKNRTQQFVGVKQDIEMKEISILNKDPSAIATNEPLELELLIKRNTSRLKECQYSVVITDISDLKVLNIVSKLTEIPQDTDVFKVKIKITEHGLPKGKYTINIAVGRKNFAEANINYDVAMNLLSFEVKFIDIENKMEYSAWDRTWGVIVHNQECIETSIVK; encoded by the coding sequence ATGTCAACAGCGATCGAATTCGAAAACATCAGCAAGCAATACCGCCTGGGACTAGTGAGCACTGGGACGCTCAGTCACGACCTGAATCGGTTTTGGCAAACAAAAATATTGCACCGCGAGGACCCCTATCTCAAAGTAGGCGAAACGAACGATCGAGCACACAAAGGCTCCAGCGAATACGTGTGGGCCCTGAAGGACATCAATTTTAAAGTGGAACAGGGCGACGTCGTGGGAATTATCGGTAGGAACGGCGCCGGCAAGAGCACACTCCTCAAGCTACTGAGCCGCGTGACCGCCCCCACCACCGGCACTATCTGCGCAAGGGGCCGCATCGCAAGCCTCCTCGAAGTGGGCACCGGATTCCATCCCGAAATGACCGGCCGCGAAAACATCTACATGAACGGCGCCATCATGGGCATGACCCGCGCCGAAATCACCCGCAAGCTAGACGAAATCGTTGACTTTAGCGGATGCGAACGTTACCTCGACACCCCCGTAAAGCGCTACAGCAGCGGCATGACAGTCCGTCTCGGATTCGCCATCGCAGCGCACCTAGAGCCTGAAATTCTCGTCGTCGATGAAGTGCTCGCCGTGGGCGATGCCGAATTTCAAAAGAAGGCCATCGGCAAGATGCAAGACGTAAGCCGCGGCGAAGGCCGAACAGTGCTGTTCGTAAGCCATAACATGGGCGCAGTAAGAAACCTATGTAAAACTGGGTTAGTTTTAAACCAAGGCAAAATAGCATATACAGGAACAGCCAACGATGCTATTGATCATTATATGGGATCAAGTTTTGACAACCACGAATCACACATACTGATTGGTCAAAAGAACAGAACTCAACAATTCGTGGGCGTGAAACAAGATATTGAAATGAAAGAAATTTCAATATTGAATAAAGATCCATCAGCCATAGCAACAAATGAGCCCCTAGAATTAGAGCTTTTAATTAAACGCAATACATCGCGCTTAAAAGAATGCCAGTATTCAGTCGTAATAACAGATATTTCTGATTTGAAAGTTCTCAATATAGTAAGCAAATTGACAGAAATACCACAAGATACCGATGTATTTAAAGTCAAAATAAAGATAACCGAGCACGGGCTCCCCAAAGGAAAATACACCATAAATATCGCTGTGGGAAGAAAAAATTTTGCAGAAGCCAACATCAATTATGATGTAGCAATGAATCTACTATCATTCGAAGTGAAATTCATAGATATTGAAAATAAAATGGAATACAGCGCATGGGATAGGACCTGGGGCGTGATAGTACATAATCAAGAATGTATAGAAACCTCTATTGTTAAGTAA
- a CDS encoding polysaccharide pyruvyl transferase family protein, with protein sequence MQDKILQLRSIIQDRLTPLITHDYRYLMMCDHQNVGDTLIMKGEFDFLSTIKSARCKEYTTMWSFENRHPAIPKDDLLIMRGSGSFGDIWPTAPNFWKFVMKNYPKNPILFMPQTIHFDDESKLVEIADLINKHKKITLCVRDKESFDIAQKFFNCDSYLVPDMAFYMNIKFPSPPHGNNPRKTLLVKREDKEHKPSALIDNLLNEKDITFSDWPTFNVFGKIEKFKQNLSVHKLYRLYDAFIKHIYSTYIIKQGVNFLAPFSKVYATRMHAGILAMMMGKETVFLDNNYGKIRKLYETWLYDIDNVYLKF encoded by the coding sequence ATGCAAGACAAGATACTACAACTGAGGTCGATTATTCAAGACCGACTCACGCCACTAATCACACATGATTATCGGTACTTAATGATGTGCGACCACCAAAATGTCGGCGACACATTGATTATGAAGGGGGAATTTGATTTCCTTTCAACAATAAAGAGCGCAAGGTGCAAAGAATACACAACAATGTGGTCATTTGAAAACCGACACCCAGCAATTCCCAAAGACGATTTACTTATAATGAGAGGTTCCGGCAGTTTCGGGGATATATGGCCTACGGCTCCAAATTTTTGGAAGTTTGTGATGAAGAACTATCCAAAAAATCCCATTCTATTTATGCCACAAACAATACACTTCGATGATGAAAGCAAACTTGTTGAAATAGCCGATCTTATCAACAAGCACAAAAAAATCACCCTATGTGTAAGAGACAAGGAATCCTTTGACATCGCACAAAAATTTTTTAATTGCGATTCTTACCTAGTTCCGGACATGGCTTTCTACATGAATATCAAATTCCCAAGCCCCCCTCATGGCAACAATCCACGCAAAACCCTGCTAGTGAAACGAGAAGACAAAGAACATAAGCCAAGCGCTCTAATAGACAATCTTTTAAATGAAAAAGACATTACCTTTTCGGATTGGCCTACATTCAATGTGTTTGGCAAAATTGAAAAATTCAAACAGAATCTTTCCGTCCATAAGCTTTACAGGCTATACGACGCATTCATAAAGCATATATACAGCACATACATAATCAAGCAAGGCGTCAACTTTCTAGCCCCTTTTTCAAAAGTATACGCAACAAGAATGCATGCCGGCATACTAGCCATGATGATGGGCAAAGAAACAGTCTTTTTAGACAACAACTACGGGAAAATACGAAAACTATATGAAACATGGTTATATGATATAGACAATGTCTACTTGAAGTTCTAG
- a CDS encoding radical SAM protein, translating into MEMNQKKKKVLLIHIPLSICNFRCHYCYIAQRAVHFQGIQPQIDYTPEQVAYALRPERLGGPCFINMCAAGETLLTNNLAKYVKALCKEGHFVEVVTNLSVSKALDEFLSWDKDLLKHLEFKCSFHYLELKKKNLLDKFAENVNKIWNAGASANIEITPSDELIPYIEEVKEFSIKHFGALPHLTIARNDNTNQIERLTKLPLDEYNKTWSQFGSEFWEFKTSIFGKKQNNFCYAGAWSAYINLATGEATACYCKPSLGNVFENPDAPFPEIPVGKCPIAHCYNGHALMTQGLIPHTYEVCYGQIRDRVKEGGGHWLQPELKAFFDEKLIDNNKEWSNIHKRVYVKTSKVKELAIRVLQKLHIKK; encoded by the coding sequence ATGGAAATGAATCAAAAAAAGAAAAAAGTTTTACTTATACATATACCGTTATCTATATGTAATTTTCGCTGCCATTACTGCTATATTGCACAACGAGCGGTTCATTTTCAAGGCATTCAACCCCAAATAGACTATACACCAGAGCAAGTCGCTTACGCATTAAGACCAGAACGGTTGGGAGGCCCTTGTTTTATCAACATGTGCGCAGCAGGTGAAACTCTTCTAACAAACAATCTAGCAAAATACGTAAAGGCACTATGTAAAGAAGGGCATTTTGTAGAAGTTGTAACAAATCTATCTGTATCAAAGGCCCTAGATGAATTCTTGTCATGGGACAAGGACTTATTGAAACATCTAGAATTCAAATGCTCATTCCATTATCTAGAATTAAAAAAGAAAAATTTATTAGATAAATTTGCGGAGAATGTCAATAAAATTTGGAATGCAGGAGCCTCAGCGAATATAGAAATAACCCCTTCTGATGAATTAATCCCTTATATCGAGGAAGTAAAGGAATTTTCAATAAAACATTTTGGCGCCCTTCCCCACTTGACAATAGCAAGAAATGACAATACTAATCAAATAGAGCGTTTAACAAAATTACCTCTAGACGAATACAATAAGACTTGGAGTCAATTCGGCTCGGAATTTTGGGAGTTTAAAACATCTATATTCGGGAAAAAACAAAACAACTTTTGTTATGCCGGAGCATGGTCTGCCTACATCAATCTTGCAACAGGAGAGGCTACGGCATGCTATTGTAAGCCATCATTAGGCAACGTTTTTGAAAATCCTGATGCGCCATTTCCAGAAATTCCCGTAGGGAAATGCCCTATCGCCCATTGTTATAATGGGCATGCTTTAATGACCCAGGGCCTAATTCCGCACACCTATGAAGTTTGCTACGGGCAAATAAGAGATCGTGTAAAAGAAGGCGGCGGTCATTGGCTGCAGCCTGAGCTAAAAGCCTTTTTTGATGAAAAACTCATTGACAACAATAAAGAGTGGTCAAATATCCATAAACGAGTCTATGTAAAAACATCTAAGGTCAAAGAACTCGCCATAAGAGTCTTGCAAAAGCTACACATAAAAAAATAA
- a CDS encoding acyltransferase family protein, producing MYTNVHHSSLFVNLFLNIFPESISRQPLLIYITQQDDRDRIRKHKQAVPSSPMPPSTTTSYTPQDEKRDETFDVLKGIAIILMIIGHCDFSPFRTFIYSFHMPLFFFVAGYFLKERPLRKELFLSTKRLLVPYIFTAFWLCVATTCINPTRLKSIALASLLGFRAQYIPNWIDAHVGLLWFILAMFWARIITSVLVKSVKSDYILSIIFFLLALIGIFLNKKVFVPFCIPQGMCAAGFLFVGYLIKKYKFLESSYLIQTFPFLLIIWAYNWSAGGVDMYCCLFSSGYIFDLIGALGAFVTLYILVKQCYNRNSFLWRSIHFWGRYSLIIYCVHSVEHSAALWKTIVPHLNIPLDNLTLLSIFARMSFVFLLTLLLLKIRPVREYVFQIKKCRN from the coding sequence ATGTACACAAATGTACACCACTCCAGTCTTTTTGTCAACCTCTTTCTTAACATTTTTCCTGAATCAATCTCCCGGCAACCCCTTTTAATCTATATTACTCAACAAGATGACCGCGATCGAATTCGAAAACATAAGCAAGCAGTACCGTCAAGCCCTATGCCCCCAAGCACCACAACATCATATACACCACAAGACGAAAAACGCGACGAAACTTTCGACGTTCTAAAGGGAATCGCCATTATTTTAATGATTATCGGGCATTGCGATTTCAGCCCGTTTCGTACGTTTATTTACTCGTTTCATATGCCACTATTCTTTTTTGTTGCGGGGTATTTTCTAAAAGAACGTCCGTTACGAAAGGAACTCTTTTTAAGCACAAAGAGACTCCTTGTTCCATACATTTTTACGGCATTTTGGCTTTGTGTCGCAACAACATGTATTAACCCAACTCGTTTAAAAAGTATAGCACTTGCCAGCCTATTAGGCTTCAGAGCCCAATACATTCCCAATTGGATTGACGCACATGTTGGGCTTCTTTGGTTTATTTTGGCAATGTTTTGGGCCAGGATTATTACATCCGTTTTAGTCAAAAGTGTCAAATCGGATTACATCTTGAGCATTATCTTTTTTTTGCTCGCCCTAATTGGGATTTTCCTGAACAAGAAAGTATTTGTCCCTTTTTGTATTCCGCAGGGAATGTGCGCAGCGGGCTTCTTATTCGTAGGGTATCTGATAAAAAAATACAAGTTTCTTGAAAGTAGCTATTTAATTCAGACATTCCCTTTTTTACTAATAATTTGGGCTTACAACTGGAGTGCCGGTGGTGTAGATATGTACTGTTGTCTCTTTAGTTCAGGATATATCTTTGACCTGATTGGGGCTTTAGGCGCTTTTGTCACTTTGTACATACTAGTCAAGCAATGTTACAATAGAAATTCTTTTTTATGGCGAAGCATTCATTTTTGGGGACGTTATAGTCTAATTATTTATTGTGTTCATTCCGTAGAACATTCTGCAGCCCTATGGAAAACTATCGTCCCTCACCTAAATATTCCGTTAGACAATCTAACTCTTCTATCTATTTTTGCTCGAATGAGCTTTGTTTTCCTTTTGACACTTCTGCTTCTTAAAATTCGTCCTGTTCGCGAATATGTATTTCAAATAAAAAAATGTAGGAATTGA